The following coding sequences are from one Halorubrum sp. BOL3-1 window:
- a CDS encoding Rid family detoxifying hydrolase, with product MKKTIHTDDAPAAVGAYSQATTDGDLVFTAGQIPLTPDGDLLDDASIAVQTERALDNLLAVFDEAGASAEDVLKTTVFLDDIDDFDEMNETYAGYFDESPPARSAVQAGALPKGVGVEIEAVAVVE from the coding sequence ATGAAAAAGACGATCCACACGGACGACGCGCCGGCGGCGGTGGGGGCGTACAGCCAGGCGACGACCGACGGCGACCTCGTGTTCACGGCCGGGCAGATCCCGCTGACCCCCGACGGCGACCTGCTCGACGACGCGTCGATCGCGGTCCAGACGGAGCGCGCGCTCGACAACCTCCTCGCGGTGTTCGACGAGGCGGGCGCGTCGGCCGAGGACGTGCTCAAGACGACGGTGTTCCTCGACGACATCGACGACTTCGACGAGATGAACGAGACGTACGCCGGCTACTTCGACGAGTCTCCGCCGGCGCGCTCCGCGGTTCAGGCGGGCGCGCTCCCGAAGGGCGTCGGCGTCGAGATCGAGGCGGTCGCCGTCGTCGAGTAG